The following are from one region of the Bradyrhizobium sediminis genome:
- a CDS encoding GrlR family regulatory protein: protein MKNGLYSVHIQMGDGVKGRASGVIVLRDGRIYGGDPYFWSVGSYTVRDGTWKGDLVTNQHTPYRDPTARPVFGGREVTTGFSGTWRDDTSEVFGTSLVGTRSISFHATLRRLTD from the coding sequence ATGAAGAACGGGCTCTACTCGGTTCACATCCAGATGGGCGACGGCGTCAAGGGGCGGGCCAGCGGGGTGATCGTGCTTCGCGACGGCCGGATCTATGGCGGCGATCCCTATTTCTGGTCGGTAGGCTCCTACACGGTCAGGGACGGTACCTGGAAGGGCGATCTCGTCACCAACCAGCACACACCCTACCGCGACCCCACCGCGCGGCCGGTCTTCGGCGGCCGCGAGGTCACGACCGGTTTTTCCGGAACCTGGCGCGACGATACTTCCGAGGTGTTCGGCACCTCGCTGGTGGGCACAAGGAGCATCAGTTTTCACGCGACACTGCGCCGGTTGACCGACTGA
- a CDS encoding ISNCY family transposase gives MRFSSLLDRTEAKELTQEAASELLGINVRTFQRWAERFEAEGDDGLVDRRMGRRSPRRAPEEELERMLGLFRDKYADFTVKHFHEQLQKRHGYVLGYTVTKLALHAAGLVQKAPKRSAHRKKRPRRPLRGMLLHQDGSRHVWIEGLPAMDLIVTMDDATSEIYSMLLVEEEGTASTFRALGEVIGERGLFCALYTDRGSHYFYTPKAGAKVSKTQQTQVGRALSHLGIEHIAAYSPQARGRSERVFGTLQGRLPKDLRLAGIRTVEAANAWLKAHYIAEHNAAFAIVAEQQGTAFVADRHEAWREALCVIEERTVANDNTIAWSGRRLQLPESRLRPHFVKAVVRVHGYPDGTVGVFLGPHRLARFAADGQQISPDAPQPGSVLGAVKDKPLRARKCASLTAPARAAVEIARVGAEKRASSQTKKPTRGANLPPISMA, from the coding sequence ATGCGGTTTTCGAGTTTGCTGGATCGGACTGAGGCGAAGGAGCTGACGCAGGAGGCGGCGTCTGAGCTTCTGGGGATCAACGTGCGGACGTTCCAACGTTGGGCGGAACGCTTTGAGGCGGAGGGCGATGACGGGCTGGTCGACCGGCGCATGGGCCGGCGATCACCGAGGCGTGCGCCGGAGGAAGAGCTGGAGCGGATGCTGGGGCTGTTCCGGGACAAGTACGCCGATTTCACGGTGAAGCACTTCCACGAGCAGCTGCAAAAGCGACATGGCTATGTGCTGGGCTACACGGTGACGAAGCTGGCCTTGCATGCTGCGGGCTTGGTGCAGAAGGCGCCGAAGCGTTCGGCGCACCGCAAGAAGCGTCCGCGCCGGCCGCTTCGGGGCATGCTGCTTCACCAGGACGGGTCGCGCCACGTCTGGATCGAAGGTCTGCCGGCGATGGACCTGATCGTCACGATGGACGATGCGACGAGCGAGATCTACTCGATGCTGCTGGTCGAGGAAGAAGGGACGGCGTCGACGTTCCGGGCCTTGGGCGAGGTGATTGGCGAGCGTGGTCTGTTCTGCGCGCTCTACACCGATCGCGGCAGCCATTACTTCTACACCCCGAAGGCCGGCGCGAAGGTCTCGAAGACGCAACAAACCCAGGTGGGACGGGCTTTATCGCATCTTGGGATCGAGCATATCGCGGCCTATTCGCCGCAGGCGCGCGGGCGTTCAGAGCGGGTGTTCGGCACGCTGCAGGGCCGGCTGCCGAAGGATCTGCGGCTCGCCGGGATCAGGACGGTCGAGGCCGCCAATGCGTGGTTGAAGGCGCATTACATCGCCGAGCATAATGCGGCGTTTGCGATCGTGGCCGAACAGCAAGGCACGGCGTTCGTAGCCGACCGGCACGAGGCCTGGCGCGAAGCGCTGTGCGTGATCGAAGAGCGAACCGTCGCCAACGACAACACGATCGCATGGAGCGGCCGGCGGCTGCAGTTGCCGGAGAGCCGGCTCAGGCCCCACTTCGTCAAGGCCGTGGTGCGGGTTCACGGGTATCCCGATGGCACCGTGGGCGTGTTCCTTGGCCCGCACCGATTGGCGAGGTTTGCCGCCGATGGACAGCAGATCAGCCCCGACGCGCCTCAGCCTGGCAGCGTGCTCGGAGCCGTCAAGGACAAGCCCTTACGGGCGCGCAAGTGCGCGTCCTTGACCGCTCCTGCGCGCGCCGCCGTCGAGATAGCGCGGGTCGGGGCGGAGAAACGGGCTTCAAGTCAAACAAAGAAACCAACCCGAGGGGCTAACCTGCCACCAATATCCATGGCATGA